The region GCCGGGGTGGAGATGGTGATGCCGGGGGACAACATCCAGATGAAGATTGATTTGATCACGCCGATCGCGATGGATGAGGGGTTGCGGTTCGCGATTCGTGAGGGCGGCCGGACGGTGGGCGCCGGCGTC is a window of Gemmatimonadota bacterium DNA encoding:
- the tuf gene encoding elongation factor Tu (EF-Tu; promotes GTP-dependent binding of aminoacyl-tRNA to the A-site of ribosomes during protein biosynthesis; when the tRNA anticodon matches the mRNA codon, GTP hydrolysis results; the inactive EF-Tu-GDP leaves the ribosome and release of GDP is promoted by elongation factor Ts; many prokaryotes have two copies of the gene encoding EF-Tu), with the protein product AGVEMVMPGDNIQMKIDLITPIAMDEGLRFAIREGGRTVGAGVVTKILK